A DNA window from Bacteroides cellulosilyticus contains the following coding sequences:
- the tssO gene encoding type VI secretion system TssO: MTKDEMLWGNIRFLLLLIFSVAAIYIILCRYILNVPTEDSSELINEINHSERIFEIQHTHMQQAQNIWNEIDSLDFNIHQVQKMDEVKDGIYQLQHIYKENNMNTKFLFGVLSSRMLKCQFDIKEELNSLVHNNALIERDLEECKANL; encoded by the coding sequence ATGACAAAAGACGAAATGCTATGGGGAAACATCCGTTTCCTCCTGCTGCTGATTTTCTCAGTAGCCGCAATTTATATCATACTTTGCCGGTATATACTCAACGTACCGACAGAGGACAGTTCGGAGTTGATAAACGAAATCAACCATTCCGAACGCATTTTTGAAATCCAGCATACACATATGCAGCAAGCGCAGAACATCTGGAATGAGATTGACTCTCTGGACTTCAACATTCATCAAGTACAAAAGATGGACGAGGTGAAGGATGGGATTTACCAATTGCAGCATATATACAAGGAAAACAATATGAATACGAAATTCCTTTTCGGCGTGTTGTCCTCCAGAATGCTTAAATGCCAATTCGACATAAAAGAGGAATTGAACAGTCTGGTACATAACAATGCACTGATTGAACGGGATTTGGAAGAATGTAAAGCCAATTTATAA
- a CDS encoding type VI secretion system baseplate subunit TssF, whose amino-acid sequence MSDKKQIAIKERILKQAMEFWGVSDIRDMDPVIDLLLEVFAHESNKLHQEIDQSDSRILHRLSRILIGNKWSLPKPAHALMTITPNHGECCELDAEDHFYAEKNIFGKGDIQVFITPLFSYKLVDAKVKAIAYNDSIRHSTDSFSTPTRFLGPKNRIADYCVWVGLDVSKEVLQKMDSVMFCIKPSDMGLLPFMNMAFFYDCTGNRLNAKTGLHVEDPYSNAHYFDEIRDFYSDLYFNVGIKDASKEKHTYREMFPGYVADCEVPDDSENLFWVKIVFPEIFTKESLENLEVYLNTFPVVNRQIVYKQHNFRSTGRIIPLKCPGRTQFLNIRSFQDNKGREYVNRLNQYEENPTGIFSLYFGDLERFDSDSARSLISKVLQLMKEDGSAFASMNPDALSTQLKELFNKINDIEKGLEATLKGDNKIKAFVLSVPQKDATNAEIKYWVTSGSLANGFNERTLIQQFNIEKYDASGIMLRTCMQGGTTHDSEQELINSLRYGLLSRERIISKEDIKSYLFHKLGKHVESVEVGNGVAISPDSKKGLIRVTEVKIKLGQFDKDEIPNLEELAHYLEKDLTERSVCNSNYKIKFV is encoded by the coding sequence ATGTCAGACAAGAAACAAATCGCAATAAAGGAACGAATATTAAAGCAGGCTATGGAGTTTTGGGGTGTATCCGATATACGCGATATGGACCCCGTGATAGATTTGCTGCTTGAAGTTTTTGCCCATGAGTCCAACAAGCTGCATCAAGAAATAGATCAGTCCGATTCACGGATACTTCACCGCCTGTCCAGAATACTCATAGGAAACAAATGGTCGCTGCCAAAGCCGGCCCATGCGCTTATGACTATTACCCCCAATCATGGGGAATGTTGCGAACTTGATGCCGAAGATCACTTTTATGCAGAGAAAAACATATTTGGCAAAGGGGATATTCAAGTCTTTATAACCCCTTTGTTTTCCTATAAACTGGTTGATGCAAAAGTCAAAGCAATCGCATACAACGATAGTATAAGGCATTCAACCGATAGCTTTAGCACTCCAACACGCTTCCTTGGCCCTAAAAACCGGATAGCGGATTATTGCGTCTGGGTCGGGCTGGATGTGTCTAAAGAAGTCCTGCAAAAAATGGACTCTGTAATGTTTTGTATCAAGCCTTCCGATATGGGGTTGCTTCCGTTTATGAATATGGCTTTCTTCTATGACTGCACAGGAAACCGATTGAATGCAAAAACAGGCCTTCATGTTGAAGATCCATATAGTAATGCGCACTACTTTGATGAAATCCGCGATTTTTATAGTGACCTATATTTTAATGTGGGTATAAAAGATGCTTCCAAAGAGAAACATACCTACCGAGAAATGTTTCCCGGTTATGTGGCCGACTGCGAGGTCCCGGATGACTCTGAGAATCTCTTTTGGGTCAAGATAGTCTTTCCTGAAATATTCACGAAAGAAAGTCTTGAAAATCTGGAAGTATATTTGAACACATTTCCGGTTGTAAACAGACAAATCGTTTACAAACAGCATAATTTCCGTTCCACCGGACGAATTATACCCCTGAAATGTCCGGGCCGTACACAATTCTTGAACATACGCTCGTTTCAAGACAACAAAGGCCGGGAATATGTAAACCGACTGAACCAGTATGAGGAAAATCCGACAGGTATATTCAGCCTGTATTTTGGCGACCTTGAACGATTTGATTCGGACAGTGCCCGCTCATTAATTTCAAAAGTGTTACAATTAATGAAAGAAGACGGGAGTGCTTTTGCTTCAATGAATCCGGATGCACTTTCGACGCAGCTCAAAGAGTTGTTCAACAAGATAAATGATATAGAGAAAGGATTGGAGGCCACGCTAAAAGGAGATAACAAAATAAAGGCCTTTGTTTTAAGTGTCCCACAAAAGGATGCGACCAATGCCGAGATAAAATATTGGGTGACTTCCGGATCTCTGGCGAACGGTTTCAATGAACGCACACTGATACAGCAATTCAACATAGAAAAATATGACGCTTCAGGCATCATGTTGCGCACTTGTATGCAAGGAGGAACAACGCATGATAGCGAACAGGAACTTATTAATAGTTTAAGGTATGGTCTGTTGTCCCGGGAACGGATTATATCTAAAGAAGACATCAAAAGCTACTTGTTTCACAAGCTGGGAAAACATGTTGAATCAGTCGAAGTCGGTAATGGCGTAGCTATATCTCCTGACAGCAAAAAAGGATTAATCAGAGTGACAGAGGTCAAGATAAAACTTGGACAATTTGATAAAGATGAAATTCCCAATCTGGAAGAATTGGCCCATTATCTTGAAAAAGATTTGACTGAACGCTCTGTATGTAATTCAAACTATAAAATCAAATTCGTATGA
- a CDS encoding AAA family ATPase — translation MNDSNYSPSLVSALKIARGMALQDKHNTFGVSHLVMAMFAENTGLKEILSSMQKDVGYIMEWFDTHREMYRSSGTSTEEVEPDEEVSKVLDESERSKIKLGADSIDSICVFTAILREGVVYSHQQIEILDVSEDDILSHYNALTPLHSYQGEEMQITASVPYADNLKKQETINAGGFVVGREKEVRTILECLERSENKGILIVGESGIGKSSIINAFVKDICENEDEMLKQISIVGLNTAKLLASTSSETEIAQKVVNLMHKLNQLEQAVLVIDDLQVLLENSVSGKASTLINILSAQISEGAANLVLTLTNDSYRKNIEKHPIEGRLDIIKIEELDTATLESAIQLHKKRIENYYELRISDACIKDSIALSKRYFKERSLPSAAIDLLDRTAAAVRLCNKNARASVSDLEADFEEIKSLDEKISEGPLYLLYRSVFSKISVVLTTKLSDNYVWDKEDDIAIKAGRLSGIIKELKALSDQSIEEIRSSEIEAIVAECTNIPIGKIQAREKDRLLSIESKLQERVKGQNRAITTLSDAIIESRSGLSDPKKPIGSFFFLGPTGTGKTELTKSLAELLFDDESAMIRFDMSEFKEEHSAALLYGAPPGYVGYEEGGLLVTQIRQKPYSVVLFDEIEKAHSSVYDVFLQMMDEGKIHDKLGREGDFSNSIIIFTSNIGSQWIVEQIQSGHTPDSGKLIEVMAQYFRPEFLGRLTEVVPFAPIDENVAKQIFNLHFGRLQEQLMKQKNIQLNLSDEALQHLANKGYSPKYGARPIAGVIRTYIKKSVSRLIVSEQIKSGDNIVINYRNGELIWEQC, via the coding sequence ATGAATGATAGCAATTATAGTCCAAGTTTGGTGTCTGCCCTTAAGATAGCAAGAGGAATGGCACTTCAAGACAAGCATAACACGTTCGGCGTGTCACATCTTGTCATGGCCATGTTTGCAGAAAACACGGGTCTAAAAGAAATTTTATCCTCGATGCAGAAGGATGTCGGCTACATAATGGAATGGTTTGACACCCACCGCGAAATGTATAGGTCCAGTGGCACTTCCACAGAAGAAGTGGAGCCTGACGAAGAAGTGTCAAAAGTCTTGGATGAGTCCGAACGGTCTAAAATTAAATTAGGAGCGGATTCCATAGACTCCATCTGTGTGTTTACCGCCATATTGCGTGAAGGTGTCGTATATTCGCATCAGCAGATAGAGATACTGGATGTTTCGGAAGATGACATATTGTCCCACTACAATGCCCTTACCCCGTTGCATTCTTATCAAGGAGAGGAAATGCAGATAACAGCAAGCGTTCCTTATGCCGACAACCTAAAAAAGCAAGAAACCATCAATGCCGGTGGCTTTGTCGTCGGTAGGGAAAAAGAGGTCCGTACTATTTTAGAATGCCTCGAACGCTCAGAGAACAAGGGCATACTGATTGTCGGTGAATCCGGTATCGGGAAGAGTTCCATCATCAACGCCTTTGTCAAAGATATCTGTGAGAATGAAGACGAGATGTTAAAGCAAATATCTATTGTCGGACTCAATACGGCAAAACTGCTCGCATCAACCTCGTCTGAAACGGAGATAGCACAAAAAGTTGTCAATCTGATGCACAAGCTCAACCAATTGGAACAAGCTGTGCTGGTGATTGATGATTTACAGGTCCTTTTGGAGAACAGCGTATCAGGCAAAGCATCCACACTCATCAACATATTAAGTGCACAAATCAGCGAGGGAGCCGCAAATCTTGTTCTCACACTCACGAACGATTCTTACCGGAAGAACATCGAAAAGCATCCGATAGAAGGGCGTCTTGATATCATAAAGATTGAAGAACTGGATACGGCTACACTTGAAAGTGCCATACAATTACATAAAAAAAGGATTGAAAACTATTACGAGCTGAGAATTTCAGATGCGTGTATTAAAGATTCAATCGCACTCTCCAAACGATATTTTAAGGAACGCAGCCTGCCATCTGCCGCCATCGACCTGCTTGACAGAACCGCTGCTGCCGTCCGGCTATGCAATAAGAATGCACGAGCCAGTGTTTCTGATTTGGAAGCGGATTTTGAGGAAATAAAGAGTCTCGACGAAAAAATATCTGAAGGGCCGCTTTACTTACTATACCGTTCTGTATTCAGCAAAATCAGTGTCGTATTGACCACCAAACTGTCAGACAACTATGTATGGGATAAAGAAGATGACATCGCGATAAAAGCAGGACGTTTGTCGGGCATCATCAAAGAATTAAAGGCACTATCCGACCAGTCTATTGAAGAGATACGCTCTTCGGAAATAGAGGCGATTGTAGCGGAGTGCACCAATATACCTATCGGAAAAATACAAGCCCGCGAGAAGGACCGACTTTTGAGCATCGAGAGCAAATTGCAAGAACGGGTCAAAGGACAGAACCGGGCTATTACGACTTTATCAGATGCCATTATAGAATCACGCAGCGGACTGAGTGACCCCAAGAAGCCTATAGGTTCATTCTTCTTCCTTGGCCCTACCGGAACGGGAAAAACAGAACTCACAAAATCACTGGCCGAGTTACTGTTTGATGACGAATCAGCCATGATCAGATTTGACATGTCCGAGTTCAAGGAAGAACATTCGGCTGCATTGCTGTATGGTGCACCTCCGGGATATGTAGGATATGAGGAAGGTGGTTTACTGGTCACTCAAATCAGACAGAAACCTTATTCGGTAGTGTTATTCGATGAGATTGAGAAAGCCCATAGCAGCGTTTATGATGTTTTCCTGCAAATGATGGATGAAGGCAAAATACATGATAAACTGGGCCGGGAAGGAGATTTTTCAAATTCCATAATCATTTTCACATCCAATATCGGAAGCCAGTGGATTGTGGAACAAATACAATCCGGACATACTCCTGATTCCGGAAAGCTCATCGAGGTTATGGCACAGTATTTCCGACCTGAATTTTTGGGACGTCTCACCGAGGTGGTTCCGTTTGCGCCAATAGATGAAAATGTCGCCAAACAGATATTCAACCTCCATTTTGGAAGATTGCAAGAACAACTGATGAAACAGAAAAACATCCAGTTGAATTTGTCGGATGAAGCATTGCAACATCTGGCAAACAAAGGGTATTCTCCCAAATACGGCGCACGTCCGATAGCAGGAGTCATAAGAACTTATATCAAGAAGTCCGTATCTCGTCTGATTGTCTCTGAGCAAATCAAGTCGGGTGACAACATCGTCATAAACTATCGAAACGGTGAACTGATATGGGAACAATGTTAG
- a CDS encoding single-stranded DNA-binding protein encodes MLYVHTIGRIGKDCQVITGAHGSFIAFDIAVDDYSHGNSITTWVRVRSKKENHIRLSEYLTKGRLLLIEGTLSASLWKDKDENCQIQLSITADALEFINTGKREGTTSEAESPTDAASNVPVPPVAMPQEDKEDLPF; translated from the coding sequence ATGTTATACGTTCACACAATTGGTCGCATTGGCAAGGATTGCCAGGTTATTACTGGAGCACACGGTTCATTCATTGCATTTGATATTGCGGTAGATGACTATTCACATGGAAACAGCATCACTACTTGGGTAAGGGTACGGAGTAAGAAAGAGAACCATATTCGACTATCCGAATATCTTACCAAAGGACGGTTATTGCTCATTGAAGGGACACTTTCGGCTTCACTGTGGAAGGATAAGGATGAAAACTGTCAGATTCAACTATCCATTACGGCAGACGCATTGGAGTTCATCAATACCGGAAAGCGTGAGGGTACAACTTCAGAAGCAGAGAGTCCGACAGATGCCGCAAGCAATGTACCTGTACCACCGGTAGCTATGCCGCAAGAGGACAAGGAAGACTTGCCGTTCTGA
- a CDS encoding TetR/AcrR family transcriptional regulator: MKQKEKKARNRRTNEQIDKEVISELEKLVAEYGFGNVNLSALMKAANIEANVFYRRYGSMDNLYDRLAKQYDFWINDAIDVSSLNILGPKKFFAETFKTLYRNLSDNTVMQKLLLYEMSVINETTKRTAETRDIMNLNLIAFYDNLFKPAKINIKAIMANLIGGIYYLILHRRCAKTCTIDFSTQEGEKVFFEWIDFLTDAIFDKLEAYERNRKAAQEMLSDGISEFKICKYMGINKNDLKMLLSNSHRNSRELSKES; encoded by the coding sequence GTGAAACAGAAAGAAAAGAAAGCTCGAAATAGGAGGACAAATGAACAAATAGACAAGGAGGTAATATCCGAACTTGAAAAGCTTGTAGCTGAATACGGTTTTGGTAATGTCAATTTGAGTGCATTGATGAAAGCTGCAAACATAGAAGCTAATGTGTTTTATAGAAGATACGGCTCGATGGACAATCTTTACGACAGGCTTGCCAAGCAGTATGATTTCTGGATCAATGATGCTATTGACGTTTCCAGCCTGAACATATTGGGACCTAAAAAGTTTTTTGCGGAAACATTCAAGACCCTTTATAGGAACTTGTCTGATAACACTGTAATGCAAAAGTTGTTACTTTATGAAATGTCGGTTATCAATGAAACGACAAAGAGAACAGCAGAAACACGGGATATTATGAATCTAAATTTGATTGCGTTTTATGACAATCTGTTTAAACCGGCGAAAATCAATATTAAAGCTATTATGGCGAATCTGATTGGAGGAATTTATTATCTGATACTTCATAGGAGGTGTGCGAAAACCTGTACAATAGATTTTAGTACTCAAGAAGGGGAAAAGGTCTTTTTCGAATGGATAGATTTTCTAACAGATGCCATTTTTGACAAACTGGAAGCGTATGAAAGGAATAGAAAAGCAGCTCAAGAAATGTTATCAGACGGCATAAGTGAGTTTAAAATATGTAAATACATGGGCATCAATAAAAATGACTTAAAAATGTTACTTTCAAATAGCCATAGAAATTCACGAGAACTTTCAAAGGAAAGCTAA
- a CDS encoding TssN family type VI secretion system protein, whose amino-acid sequence MKILLYFFARYLLAPLFVAVMIFVLTGIKTIKSKLSLKKLIIFILLASIAVALPSLFGFLKNEYVWGGLTFTILSYILLGALFCKLSTSDLFGAIGIGSSRTAVILTLTTICALGGWCYYLLFELISKLPYSLWNTTNILWFAIPYLIMYSRTLFLDIPHPIYTPWELSYGTFDRKYWDNIDNFGFRTVKVKIKRNIKDPTYASLVVRLPNEISLGNWFNWVIEDQNRRFPQNKIETEKEDMQIGWMFYTSKWFNFPLFIRILDPTLTSEGNKIKNNQTIYIRRVQVETKTS is encoded by the coding sequence ATGAAGATATTGCTATATTTCTTTGCACGTTATTTATTGGCTCCATTATTTGTAGCCGTGATGATATTTGTCTTGACCGGAATAAAAACGATCAAGAGCAAACTTAGCCTGAAGAAATTAATCATATTCATTCTTCTGGCTTCCATTGCCGTTGCTTTACCCAGCCTGTTCGGTTTCCTAAAAAACGAATACGTCTGGGGAGGCTTGACATTCACGATATTGTCCTATATCCTCCTTGGAGCATTGTTCTGCAAACTGTCAACCTCCGATTTGTTCGGAGCAATCGGTATTGGCAGTTCCCGAACAGCGGTCATTCTCACTCTAACCACAATATGCGCTTTAGGCGGATGGTGCTACTATCTACTGTTTGAACTGATAAGCAAGCTACCTTATTCGCTATGGAACACAACAAATATCCTGTGGTTTGCAATCCCATATCTGATTATGTACAGCAGAACCCTGTTCCTGGACATCCCGCACCCGATATATACCCCATGGGAATTGAGCTATGGTACCTTTGACCGGAAATATTGGGACAACATAGACAACTTCGGCTTCCGAACGGTCAAAGTCAAAATCAAACGGAATATAAAAGACCCGACATACGCTTCGTTAGTTGTCCGCCTGCCCAATGAAATATCTCTTGGGAATTGGTTCAATTGGGTTATCGAAGACCAAAACAGGCGTTTCCCCCAAAACAAGATTGAAACAGAGAAGGAAGATATGCAAATCGGATGGATGTTCTATACCTCAAAATGGTTTAACTTCCCGTTGTTCATAAGAATACTTGACCCCACTCTGACGAGTGAGGGCAATAAGATTAAGAATAATCAAACGATATATATCCGACGTGTACAAGTAGAAACAAAAACATCATAA
- a CDS encoding DUF5458 family protein, translating into MKQETQQQTASTTTSQKVVSQQAQKSSASAIDKLKEFGGFAFLENIIDGYSNLNPARKARRNIFLTDEQWENERKALVNRLSVWLKLLRENDTAEQMRDKAKETAENAENLLNHNLKNALARTRELESAYRTIAFFYKNTESDKVKNVTIVNATMEQLQDLDNTIFADHISNELKQNFDRLDLRRNYSLLVVPGYIGSNAILDKWSKMAYENKVFLVTDFQDLETPDDVVDIFFNANHTSGDVFKSNTIMTCNWLLGRQREESVGEEENLYIPPSSSLAGKIYNTLMSQVVAGKKFGGLNEVESVRFDLRKSEISELERMGLVPMVNEYSKVMAFSAKTLFNGDNLGLQTYSVVRVFDYITKVLIDFLNRRAFENWTTRTEADLRGQVVKFLDSVMGPNKLIERFKVMKIEQDPNQKDRVLLDIHITPYFPAKSFVIQLAGHKGDNPEDAIWESEYHQE; encoded by the coding sequence ATGAAGCAGGAAACTCAACAACAGACAGCCAGTACGACAACCTCACAGAAAGTCGTATCACAACAGGCGCAAAAGTCATCTGCATCGGCAATAGACAAACTCAAAGAATTTGGTGGCTTCGCTTTTCTTGAAAATATCATAGATGGGTATTCCAATCTTAATCCGGCACGAAAGGCCCGTCGCAACATCTTCCTCACGGATGAACAGTGGGAAAATGAACGTAAGGCCTTGGTTAATCGCTTAAGCGTATGGCTCAAACTCTTACGTGAGAATGACACTGCCGAACAAATGCGGGACAAGGCCAAAGAAACCGCAGAAAACGCCGAGAACCTTCTTAATCATAACTTGAAGAATGCTCTTGCCAGGACACGGGAACTTGAAAGCGCATATCGCACTATTGCGTTCTTTTACAAGAACACGGAAAGTGATAAGGTGAAGAATGTCACCATTGTCAATGCGACCATGGAGCAGCTTCAGGATTTGGACAATACCATTTTCGCTGACCACATTAGCAACGAACTCAAACAGAATTTTGACCGTCTTGACCTGCGTCGCAACTACTCCTTGCTTGTCGTTCCTGGGTATATAGGCTCAAATGCCATTTTGGATAAGTGGTCTAAAATGGCATACGAGAACAAGGTTTTTCTTGTTACAGACTTCCAAGACCTTGAAACTCCGGACGATGTAGTAGATATATTCTTCAATGCCAATCATACGAGTGGAGATGTGTTCAAATCGAATACTATTATGACCTGTAACTGGTTGCTTGGTCGTCAAAGAGAGGAAAGCGTTGGAGAAGAAGAAAATCTTTATATTCCGCCATCTTCTTCACTTGCCGGAAAAATATACAACACCTTAATGTCTCAGGTAGTAGCCGGAAAGAAATTTGGTGGACTTAATGAAGTAGAAAGTGTACGCTTCGACCTTCGCAAGAGCGAGATTTCCGAGCTTGAACGTATGGGTCTTGTGCCGATGGTGAACGAGTACAGCAAGGTTATGGCTTTCTCCGCCAAGACATTATTTAATGGAGATAATCTTGGCTTGCAGACCTACTCCGTAGTTCGTGTATTCGACTATATAACGAAGGTACTGATTGACTTCCTGAACCGTCGGGCATTTGAAAATTGGACTACTCGCACGGAAGCAGATTTGCGTGGTCAGGTTGTGAAATTCCTCGATAGTGTAATGGGACCGAACAAACTCATCGAACGCTTCAAGGTTATGAAGATTGAACAAGACCCGAATCAGAAAGACCGTGTGCTTCTTGACATCCACATCACACCGTATTTCCCGGCAAAAAGCTTCGTGATACAGCTTGCCGGTCATAAAGGCGATAATCCGGAGGATGCTATTTGGGAAAGCGAATATCATCAAGAATAG
- a CDS encoding PKD domain-containing protein, which translates to MDNKKTITIIILGLVAMAGILLFLFLPSKSHLANIDFYVYDTNDNFHYEVNERLELLVNDTAAIKGKRLIWEMGNGDTLMRNTDVSYTYRKAGKYLITLKIDGKHSVNKYIKVISGLEHEAIDSIPRINGVSEGYQGEELVFSAEGYGMDTWLWEFGESGTVDAYEQQVVYSYDIPGEYTISLQTNTTKYPVKHRITILPRFEKAEELVTVDSLVLVQNDIKKHLQAIADAKVSQKSVYYEHTNYIRNKYFCIDADQVVVVINDEKYNDFNGYCQGLHFLESNRKKRVSIDDVKIDDLNCVKSIHVTQSYIEK; encoded by the coding sequence ATGGATAATAAGAAAACTATAACAATCATCATATTGGGACTGGTTGCCATGGCAGGTATCCTTTTGTTTTTGTTCCTGCCTTCGAAGTCGCACCTTGCCAATATTGACTTTTATGTGTATGACACCAATGATAATTTTCATTATGAGGTCAATGAGCGGTTGGAGCTATTAGTCAACGATACGGCAGCGATTAAAGGCAAGCGGCTCATATGGGAAATGGGAAACGGTGATACACTGATGAGAAATACGGATGTGTCATACACTTACCGTAAGGCCGGCAAATATCTTATTACTTTGAAAATAGACGGAAAACACTCCGTAAACAAGTATATCAAAGTTATCTCAGGGCTGGAGCATGAGGCCATTGATTCCATACCCCGTATAAATGGAGTGTCAGAGGGTTATCAAGGCGAAGAACTGGTCTTTTCGGCAGAAGGCTATGGTATGGACACATGGCTATGGGAATTTGGAGAAAGCGGTACTGTGGACGCATACGAGCAGCAAGTCGTGTATTCGTATGATATTCCGGGAGAATACACCATCTCATTACAAACCAATACGACGAAATATCCGGTGAAGCACCGTATAACCATTCTCCCACGCTTTGAAAAAGCAGAGGAACTGGTCACGGTGGATTCGTTGGTACTGGTACAGAATGATATAAAAAAACACTTGCAAGCCATAGCTGACGCCAAAGTCTCACAAAAGTCGGTCTATTACGAACATACGAATTATATCCGTAACAAATATTTTTGCATTGATGCAGACCAGGTAGTGGTCGTCATCAATGATGAAAAATACAATGACTTCAACGGCTATTGCCAAGGACTGCATTTTCTTGAAAGCAACAGGAAAAAGCGTGTGAGTATTGATGATGTGAAAATTGACGATTTGAATTGCGTCAAGTCCATCCATGTGACACAAAGTTATATTGAAAAATGA
- a CDS encoding GPW/gp25 family protein, whose product MTYLKMPLQLQSAVAKKLQRCSYQESIAQHIMLLILSHHGEVIGREDFGSMIWDLEFNQLVKISDWEEGVKNSLIKTIEKYEKRLRNVDVNVTLLEIEEENIDKVSHIRRKAQITVTGIMDRTNEKFSFNTSLYISPLSQ is encoded by the coding sequence ATGACTTACCTGAAAATGCCATTACAATTGCAATCGGCTGTTGCCAAGAAATTGCAAAGGTGTTCCTATCAGGAATCGATAGCCCAACACATCATGCTACTGATTCTTTCTCACCATGGGGAAGTTATCGGCCGAGAAGACTTTGGTTCCATGATATGGGACCTTGAGTTCAACCAACTTGTGAAAATCAGCGATTGGGAGGAAGGAGTAAAAAACTCCTTAATAAAAACGATAGAGAAATATGAAAAGAGACTACGGAATGTAGATGTGAACGTCACCCTTTTGGAAATAGAAGAAGAAAATATAGATAAAGTATCTCATATCCGAAGAAAGGCACAAATAACGGTGACCGGAATAATGGATAGAACCAACGAGAAATTCAGTTTTAACACCTCATTATATATAAGCCCTTTATCACAATAA
- a CDS encoding type VI secretion system TssO: protein MEAENKKARLKAKLRFTLVFAIALIVTTTGGIVTIVTAQKGISLLESKKAEYDNVFKKQAELNFQIEELFRDLNNLKTKRRNSSEHKHMQKLITKKRLLMENDIAMQADKSKYEVYKAMLEQIRVIQSSMDDLDRESKKRESNMEQLEKCRIKYQELTKNKLTKP, encoded by the coding sequence ATGGAAGCAGAAAACAAAAAAGCTCGTTTGAAAGCGAAGCTCCGATTTACTTTGGTATTCGCTATCGCACTGATTGTTACCACAACCGGAGGTATCGTAACGATTGTGACTGCACAAAAGGGAATATCCCTTCTTGAAAGCAAGAAGGCCGAATATGACAATGTGTTCAAGAAACAGGCAGAACTTAACTTCCAGATAGAAGAATTGTTCCGAGACTTGAACAATCTGAAGACCAAGCGGCGAAATTCGAGTGAACACAAGCACATGCAAAAATTGATAACCAAAAAACGGTTATTAATGGAAAATGACATTGCGATGCAGGCCGATAAAAGCAAGTACGAAGTGTATAAAGCTATGCTTGAACAGATCCGTGTCATCCAATCATCAATGGATGACCTTGACCGCGAAAGCAAAAAGCGTGAAAGCAACATGGAGCAACTTGAAAAGTGTAGAATCAAATATCAGGAATTAACCAAGAATAAACTGACGAAGCCATGA